Part of the Periplaneta americana isolate PAMFEO1 chromosome 4, P.americana_PAMFEO1_priV1, whole genome shotgun sequence genome is shown below.
TGATAGATGCACAAAATGTAGATTAGACCATTGTGGCATCCAGTGGATATTTCTGAAACTTGAGCTATAAACCAACCAATAGTTCACAGATCGGTAAGTTAGAGGCTGTGATATTCAAGAAACACGGCAAAGATTTACCAAATAGATAACTAACAAATCAATAGTAATCGAATAGATAGGTACCTCGATGTTCTACAAACCGGGAATACAACTGTAATTGAagattatagcgatgtaccgaagtacatacgatatttccgtgcaggaattctgcgttatcatatgatgaaggatcggtggagcggagaaaaattctctccggcaccgggattcgaacccgagttttcagctatacgtgttgacgctctatccactaagccacaccgaattccaattccgatgtcggattgaatcctctcagtttaagctccacctcttagtttctctttaatggccaaccctcatgcgcTGTGTCACAGATTGACAGTGGCagaatgtccaacacactatgtgcagaggtgcactcgttacgagtcactaagtgaccgggatccgacggaatgaacgatacgcatattatattatagcgatgtaccgaagtacatatatttccatgcagcaattctgcgttatcatatgatgaaggatcagtggattggagaaaaattctctccggcaccgggattcgaacccgggtcttcagctctacgtgctgacgctctatccactaagccacaccggattccaattccgatgccagattgaatcctctcagtttaagttccacctcttagtttcctttTAGTGGTCAATGCACTGTGTAACAGTGCTGTGACAATGGTACAATGTCTAACACActaatgtacagaggtgcacgTTGAGATTATACCACGGGACCTCACgaggataaaataatataaaaatattacataataccTAAAAGCTGCGATAAACTCGGTCAGTAGAAAATTTACAGAAATGTGACATCATACTCGTACTTCATAATCGATGGACTTCATCAAGCTCTTTGAGGAAATGGTTGTCTCGGGAAGACATGTTACACTCACGGTGcctttgatatttttatttcatcactgCTCCATTACCAATAAGTGGACTTCGAAGTTGGCACATTTACTCTTAAGTTTAGTacatacagaataatataatGTTTGCAAAGCTGCTGGCAAGGTAGTTTTCTCCTCTCATACACACATTATGTCAGTTGGATGGAGCTTTGTAATATAGGCCGATCAAGGAGAAACATTAAACGTTCGCCTGGACAATATTATATTGGTTAGAATGCATTATGTTATCATCTATCccatgtaaaaataataatataaggaaGAGAAGcaacataaatacaataattataaaatataggtcACAGAAATTAGACTGTCTGAAAATAATAAGATTATTCTAAAAGAAGCAACATTTGgataaaacatttagaaaatatatattctgtttaatataaatgtaatcccCGTATGAGCAAAACTTGTGTTCGGGAGGGGGGGGAATTGAGCATAGAGTAGCTTCATAAATCATTACCAAGAAACGAAGATGTTGTAGTTAGTAAGAATTTGATATTCGTAAGAAGTTACAATGAAAGTTTTGTAGGTTAACTTGAGCTTCcagagtcctgagacatttgttttttatttttaacgttcaatgtaattctacacttcaaaataaagtcactgacatgaggaaaaatgccgaaaaaattcTCCAGGTTACAATTAGAGCATAAATGCAAGTGTAttgtactatacttcgggtctttGCACATACATTTTATACCATAATCaggtatgaagtatagtatagtatagtctcaggactcaggagttTAACAAAATAGAGTGAACTGGAGAccaatgaattaaaatgaagtgTCGGCATCACAAATTCACAGGATACTCGACTTATTTAAAATATGCAGTATGTTAAATACAATATAGGCTATTAATAgtaatttaaattacgtattctATATATTCCTATTTCTAGTTTTGATTTATACGTTGTAATACAATATACTTATTTCTACTTGTAAGCTTTCTTTGGTGGTGGGGGAAGGAATTTAATAACgtacattaaaaaatttgttCCAGTTGAATTTCGTTTTCGATATGTTGCCGAACTGTACCAACTCCAACCTCCCAACCAGACATAAACAGACAGCACAATGGATATGTCCAATAGATAGAAAAGGTAAACAAGCTCTTACCTGTTCCCCCACTTCTACCCAATACTccgctatcagttaacctgtatctctcCGACAGGgacctcaacttcgaagtctaccaATAAGTTACCTTGTATGGCAATGAGTAGTTATTACTAAATGTATCTTTAAAAGTTATCCTAAAGACTTATTGAAATTATGAATACATTTCGTTAAATACTAACAGTATGTGAAAAATCTGATTGTATTCttataaaaattaatcattatatGTTCTGCTCTGAGGAATACTCTTCTGTTAACCTCAAGTAGAAAGCATTGGAATGCTAGACAGAAGAAAGCACATCGCAGTATATAAACCGCCCACTGCATCTCAGCAGGTAGAAGCATCTCTGTGCCTCATCCAATACACTACACACGGCGCCATGAAGCTTCTCGTAAGTACAAAGctatgatataggcctaagtctataATCACTTAAATTAAGCGTAATGTTAATGATAATCAAACTAATGATAACGTTTCTTAAATATGTAAAGAAGCAGAAAAATTTGCTTCTTACGTCACGGTGCAATGTAATTATagcaaaatgtaaataacaaCGCCAATCTTAGGAATCGTGCTGAAGATAAACTTGATTCTAAATACTATTGATGTTTTCACTTGATTTGAGCTTCTAGCTAAAATGTcggtaaaaatgtgaaaaatataaatgctgttaatacaaaataatttttgtatctaGACTACAATAAGAGGTTCAAAGAAAACATATTACTGTCAGCTGAGTGCGtataacttaaaattacaatTGATTATGAAGCTATTACTTAATCGAATCTCTGATTATGACATgccgtaggcctatatgaatgccTAATTACTTCAAAGCAATGACATAGGCCTACCTTCAGAGTAACTGAAATGCCTAATAAAGGAAAGAAGGAACGACTGAAGACAGACAGGATTAATTTACATTATCACGTTATGCCGTAGAAATCTATTCagatatatttgaagtatgtgtTACGAAACCTTTATATCATAATGTTTAAGTGGAAAGATATCAACACTTAAAGAAGAGGAGTTTTTTCCACAGTATTTGTTAATGTCACCTTAGGTTTAATTTATATGAGTACATCGatattttaaacataatattaataaagtggttgtttgaaaataattcaatGATTTCTGTTAAATCGCGATGAATTTACTGTAGCTTTCTGCTTGAATTGGAATGAATTCTAGGCCAGTTCACCCCGGAAAGATTACCCAAAAGATATTTCAACAGCAGTGTTTTCAACCTTTAGTAAATTCACCCACTGCTATCCATTCAATAAAAGATTGAACAAGAGTATAATGATCCAGCTGAACATTATTTGAAATCTGACTATATTCTCGAAAGGAAAAGTGATTACAAGGTATTGTTTGTTTTGTGGAATGCAGTATAGAATTTTGGTATACTAAACAGCGATGTTTTGGGCATAAGCACGCAGGTATTCTAATATCTGTCCCTAGTTTTTAAACTTGTAAATCGAAGTTATGTTTTGCAATCTTTGATTCAGGTTCTTATATTTCACAATTTCTACAGTTATGCAACAGTCCGCCCAGTATTCAGGTCAGTTATCATCATTCCTGTGTCATGCGCCTCTTTCTGAAGCAAAATATAACCTTACAGTATATAAGCAAGGATATTTTATGACACAATGGTTTGACACCGATTTTGCCACTCCTCTGTGGCACTGTTTGTGAGATATTCATTTGATCTGGTCGCATGGAATTGGTTCCATAGTAGCGGAGGATAACGAGCGTCAGCAGGAAGCCTTCTGCCTCTGGGACGAACTGTCATAcactattttctaaatatttcgaAAAATCTTTCAGTTAACTAGGGATTTTTCTAAATAAGTCCTGAAAGATACCCAACAAATCTTCGGCTGGAATAAAAGTCAGACTTAACATTTCACCGAAAGCTAGCCTAACAGAGTTTCGAAGAAAAGTTTCTCTCCCGCCTATTATTAATAGATCTTTTTAATTAAGGCTTCCCGTAGAGGCAGGGAAGGTAGTACCCCAGATGCTACACTGTGTAACTCATTTTGCAATATTTATGAAGTCGTAGCGGTTGGCTCGTTCTGTGCTGTCCTCCTATGTCGAAAACATATGGATAGGGCTTCAACTGCTTCTGGGGATGGTGGGTGATTATGATCAGGTGCTTTTAGGCCTTCCACGCTTGAACCATTAAGATTTTTTGTTGTAGAACGCTGTTCACAATTTAGTTTCCTTCTATATATCCAATATGACCTTGTTTGTTGATTATTTCTTGAATATAAATTCTATACGTTCCTCTCATGGACCAAAACTGATCCGTTTCTCTCACTTAcaataatttttccaatttctgttattttcagaataatattaatgtcATTAATAACTTTGGCTCTGAAAATTTAGCACGAAGACACGATGAACAAAAGTGTTGTTACGGATACGGCAGCTTGGTATTGTTGGTAAGTTGGGTGAGAATGTCAATATTGGATGAATAGTATTGGGCTAATTATACAGGTTGAACTGCTCTGAGTGTATTTATCCGGGTGGAAAGTCACTTTGAGTGAATTATTCTTGGGGGAAGAGGTCGGATCCTATTAAAATGAGATAAAAGAAGAAGAGGgcatttcattttcagaaaataactaGTACATTTGATGATATTATTTTCTGTCTACTGAGTTCTTATTTTCCAGATCTGCACATTTCTTCTAGTAGCGGCGTCCTTAGTTCTGGCTGAAGATCAGAAGAAGGACAAAAGGACAGAGAAGAGAGGACTCCACGATCTAGGTTACGGGGGCGGAGGCTTCGGCCATGGCGCTCTGACTCTGGGAGGCCACGGAGGAGGTGTGTCTCTAGGAGGCCACGGAGGAGGGCTGTCTCTAGGAGGCCACGGAGGAGGTGTGTCTCTAGGAGGCCCCGGAGGAGGGTTGTCTCTAGGAGGCAAAGGAGGAGGTGTGTCTCTAGGAGGCCACGGAGGAGGTGTGTCTCTAGGAGGCCACGGAGGAGGTGTGTCTCTAGGAGGCCACGGAGGAGGTGTGTCTCTAGGAGGCCACGGAGGAGGTGTGTCTCTAGGAGGCCACGGAGGAGGGCTGTCTCTAGGAGGACACGGAGGAGGTGTGTCTCTAGGAGGCCACGGAAGAGGGCTGTCTCTAGGAGGCCACGGAGGAGGTGTGTCTCTAGGAAGTCACGGAGGAGGCGTGTCTCTAGGAGGCCACGGAGGAGGTGTGTCTCTAGGAGGTCACGGAGGAGGGTTGTCTCTAGGAGGCCACGGAGGAGGTGTGTCTCTAGGAGGAAGTCACGGAGGAGAGCTCTCCTTGGATAGCCACAGTGGAGGGTTTTCTTTTGGAGGAAGTCAAGGAGGAGCTGTCTCTCTCGGAGGAGGCCACTCTTTCGGAGGAGGCAGTGTAGGAGATGGTGAATCTCATGTAAAGGCAATCACTATCACGAAGGAAGTTAAAGTGCCCGTCCCTCATCCTTATCCAGTTCATGTTGAGAAGAAAGTCCCTGTCCCTGTAAAGGTTCCTGTTCCTGTCCACGTCGAGAAACCCTATCCAGTCCCTGTACCAAAACCTTATCCTGTGTATGTAGAAAAGAAAGTTCCTTATCCTGTGGAAAAGACAGTTCCCTATCCGGTGAAATTTCCTGTCAAGATCCCTGTCCCTGTACCCCACACTGTTCACGTCCCTAAACCCTACCCAGTGAAAGTTCCTGTACCTCATCCCTATCCCGTGAAGGTGCCAGTGATAGTAGAGAAGAAGGTACCAGTGTTCATCAACGGTCATGATGAGGGTGTAGGTGGAGGTGTGGGGAGTCACGGATTTGGAGGTCACGGAGGAATTGACTTCAGTAGTTATCACTAAGTTCGAAACATcttaatatttaatgtatttcaGCACTGCCAATTTCACAAGTATCATACATATTTCATAATACAGAGTtttaaatgtataaatttaaatttcttgaatTAATTCACTGTTTAGTCTATGCTCAGTACATTTTCATATATAATGTTTGAAATATACATATGTCATGAAATCAACATGGTTGTaattacttcaatatttattttctcaaACAAGGTTTTCatgaattttgtaattcatactgTTTATACATGTAGTTTTTGCATattcaaaaaatgtgtttttgtttaTAATGAAAGTGTCAAAGaactatgtaaataaaataattaatatttataaacgtAAATTATTTGCTTTTATGATTAATTGCCTAGATACGAAGACAATAATAATCATTTGTTAGGAATTTATCCGGAAATTGTGGCTTAAATTTCATCTATACTGGAATAAATTTCGGTAACTTTGATTACATTTCTATAACTGTTTGTGCATGGTAAGATAGTAAAGGAGGAAACTATTTATGGCGAACACATTTTAAATACTTAGAATTaacgtaattatttaaaaatacattttaacatgacGATATATGTCATAGACTGTATCTCACATTCACTATGAGAGATTTAAAGTGATATGGTAATTTCAGTGATCCAAATGATTTATGACTGACTACGATTGCATCTTAACACGTTTTAATATATGCTAGCAGAGTAACACAGGATTTCTTTATAGTTTTCTGTGACGTACTGTACTACCATTTTTTGACACCATCCTATCAAATCTCTTTCCCTACTGCACGGTTTCCCGGACGTGAGATATCGATCCTAAAACTCTATCGAAAGGATAATTGAGGATTTTGCGTTGCTCGAACGTGAGATTCTACCGGTTCGACAAGTCGTCTGCTAACTTACAGGTTCTTGAACGAGGAGTTATCTATTTTGTATCTTGAgttctatatatctattattatgaaacatattacaAGTGTACATTGTTCAATGGCTGAAATAaggtattgttattatcattattattattattattattattattattattactactactactatttatctattcattattattgtcgttgttgttgttggtgttgttgttgttgtagaaaattcaaaaatatttaggaTACACAGAGATAGTGTCATGTAGACATATGAAAACAAGGCTTTTGTCTCAGCTTTTAGCTCTCCTACCTGCCTAAGCAAAAGCTCGAGCCGATCCAAGCTCGCTTCAGCGGTCCGGGTCTTCTCGAGCTTTATGTTTAGCAGATTGCTTTGCGGTAGGCGTTATCCTCGAGATTGACTTCCGATACACTAACTAACCTAGCCTGGTAGTGAAACaaagaagcaaaaatgaaaaCCTTAAATTGCACGGAGAATATTTACCTTTAtgcatatagaaaaaaaaatcgaaatcatTTACACTCTTATATCGTACttgcatatttatttcttttcttatatctagcttttaatgaaaatcactcaataaaataatgtggtagaatatttatatacagtagtCGAATTATTCCAGTATGATAAAGatctgaaagaaaatatattatttttcatagaaTAACGTACTGAAAGTTTCATTCTTCTAAAAGAAACTTTTAATTGAACATATTTGTGGAAATGTCTTCAACTTAAAGTTTCATTCAATAAATAATACTTTTCACGTTCCCAAATGCAACGAAAATTCAAACTGTTATAACAAAATGTTGACTCTCTTACTAAACGTAAATAAAAGCTTGCTAcaaacttaattataattattacaaaggaTTATTTCATTATATCTGTAGCAATGAATAACATAAGCTTGCTAATACAGAAACCACATGGTCGATTCCTAAGGAATATAAAGGTTGCTGTGAAGGAAAACCAAATCATTCATATTATCAGGGTGCAATCTTGAACGCCTCCCATTGAGTACAAATCCTGCTATGCTGAAAGCACGTCCGCTGGAAGCGCTTGTGGCTGGCACACACAGAATTTTCTAGCCACATGTGCTAGGTTGGGAAATGCCGTTTCGTGAGTCTTCACCAGGCAAGAACATTATCTTTGTCGACCGACTCATCCAAATTTGCGGATACCGAACGGTAAACATTAATGTTTCTGTCGATTATGAGGACGTTGTTTGTTTACTCCTTTTAGAAGAAGTTAGATGTAAATAAACATGAACAGCAGTTGAGAGCAATGCAATGCACGTAGAACTGCGAACCTGGGAGTTAAACCCCGACCCGTCGGTTCATGTAAGCTACAGAATCCAAACCAAGCTCGTGATCCTAGCTGCACCTGGTGGGGAAATGAAGAACTGATTTTTGTATTGCCGGTTGCCTAGTAAGCGAGAAAAGGCCAAGTAACGCTCGAGACGTTCTcatctctatttatttatctattcaagctggtagagataaggccatcaggccttctcttcccctctgccaagggattacaactacaatattaagaatacaattgtgtagcttaatatcaaaggcggacatctgacctcagatcgaaatttagataatgtggattcttgtacattttttcatgctcttttcagttatggtgaactatatgcaaactctgacactacatctataaaaataaattgtgttaaaatattacaaagaacactgagaaacaaaaagtgcctctagatcaaaactatggagacaacagatgtccgtttttgatattaagctactcaattagAATTATaagtacaattaatattaaatttacaaatacaataaatatgaaagtactaaaagattaactgattaataattgCTAGACAGTGTCATGGGTTTGAGTGGAACCAGTGATGACGGAGAGGAATTTGAGGCCTGGAGATGTTCTGGTGACGAAGAGTGGGGTGCGGCTGAAGCCGTAGGACCccacttgatgatgatgatgatgatgatgatgatgatgatgatgatgattcgtAATTCATGAAATTGTAAGTTTGAAGCTTACTTATATTAAAATGcctgaataaagaaatgaagtgatAAGGGTAAAGAAAGGTTTCGCTTGTATGGGTGGATTCCCAAATACAGTATTTCTCAACCTTTTTGGCGATGAGGCCTCTCCTTTTCtcacattaggcctacatgagcAGGATCCTTCTGACCTAAGTTAAAAGTTAATACACCATGCATTCTATAATAGAAGTTGACTCTAGTATCCCAATAATGAACGAAAAGTAGATTAATTCTCTTTCATTCTGTTCTAACGAAAACATGTTGTCTTCCTTAGGCAACGGGGGAGGGGAAACTGCAGGGTCAATTCATATAAGTACGGTagatctttcattgtatttatttttaatctttgaaGCATCGTGCCTATTGACATATAGTGACTTGAGACTCAAAATTTGTCCAACATATTAAAGTTTTCATGAATAAAAGTTAAGAGTGTTACTTTACGTTTGCATATAATTCAAGACTTCCTTATTAGCGGCAAGTTTTCGACAACATATGTACTGTTTACTGAGCAGCAGAGTGACTCACGTGGTTTAGAAAAGTAAGATTTGCCACAGTGTCTCCGAGAGCATGTTGctaatttatctatagtaatgtcacaagaggcgaagcgagtggatttatttgggaaatctcaaacctcgagtgacatttattaggactattttgtgaataaaataaaaatgtaaataatattatcactaaaattagctcacaaaatgttaataattgtttatttatgaatacttaacctattcagacattgtgaagtcgaaatagataaatgacgattactgtaataaagaaacaatgttatccagtaatgccaattgagaaaagcgaaatacagatttaaaatgttaattcaatgtactgtgcttttctcttattattataacagaaatacattttcattatctgctgaaatcataatttaatttaaacattttaaagtaggtataattacaaataacctgattaatacattaattaaatgaacaattgttatgaaggagtgtcattttctttagatacaatggacatggtattagaagataaagatgtagatgtggaaataggatttcgcactttatttagtacaatggattcatgttcaTCGAATTACGTGGAAACGGTTGGCGacattgactaaacaaaagaatgaccatgcgataaattgatagtgattaATCGAGccgcagaaattatcgcgatgtatgactgtgattggctggaattcaaaatttcattacacttcattggccgaaaatggaatgacgtcatataaaaggAATAGTctctataataggcctacatcattttacaataaaaaatctCAGTAAATTATTCTTCTATCCCTTGATGGACTgtgatttttaatgttatttaacgacgctgtatgaactgcaAGGTTATATAGCGCCGATAAAatttatgatatgatgatattaaATTTTACGAGATGATTCCGAAAATCCTCCAAgcgattacctgatattcgccttatagtcgaggaaaacctcagaaaaatccaACCAGTAATCACCCCAATTGTGATTCGAACCGACGTCCGAATGCAACCTTGGATCAGTACGCAAATGTGCTACCACCCGAACTATCCCTCGATATTTGTCAGTCAAGGATAATAATATGTAAAACTTCAAGGAAGTAGCCTGTTTACAATCTGTGACAGATATCTCCGATTCTGGAAATAATTTTCGATTTTGGAATTGTGAAAACAATCACTCCACTCTTCAAAGCACCTCATctgataaaatatgaaataataacataaattattaGCAAGTCACCAAACTCAGGCTTTGAGTAAATTTAAACATACTGCTACTTCAtcaataccccccccccccactagcGACTACATGTATCTGTTTGAACCGAATTTCTCTTTCCACAAGAATTCCTTCCTCCATCATAGTGGAAATTAATTCAGATTTCAACAAAGATCAATTCAAACAGTGTATGTAATAGAACTTTTGTATAATATATGTTACACATGATAAAATGAGAAAGATCTACAGATTTTTGCACATTTTAAAACTGATTATaactgaaactggtcaggaagaggaaaagaaattggttgggtgactggctgaaaagaagaaacttcctattgaaggatgcactggaaggaatagtgaacgagagaagagttcgggccaaagaagaaatcagatgatagacgccaTTAAGACatacggatcatatgaggaaacaaagaggaaggcagaattctgtacaagattgatccagtctctatcatcatatccgacctccatcaaatacattttaatattatcctcccatctacgtctcggcctccccaaaggttttttcctctggcttcccaactaacactctacagtgtgtttccgaggtggtgttacaaactttcagggatgatgcgaagggcacatgtatcaatttaagataaggaaccatggtccggaaatgactaagtcgaaagttatgagcaaaaatagttgtgtggaaatggaattgtaatttgacaccacgtgccctccttcccttaacctttggaactgtcgtggaaagatggtatgggccggatgtctcctaagtgggtacttgccccgatacaatctgtgagcttgtctactgttcccattgtctCATTCATATTCTAAAGTCAAGTCTGCGTATTCCGCTCTCatgtattcctccatttcactaggactgatcgactggacactgcaacttgtacacatacactactgtctacagacgtgcatatcaggaccgaccatgtccgttacacattactttatctgcattgctttagtgtagtttcctgtccacatccctcagacagcgcattgaatggaatactgtaagtagacaatgtaaacaacgtcagatgaatacagtatgtgcaagatgtacagaaaaatacacataaataaggtgtacagaggaataaaattatttaatttccacacaactatattcgcttgtaactttcgactctgtcatttccggaccacggttctttatctcaaattgatatgtgtgcccttcgccatcatcaatgaaagtttgtaacaccacctcggaaacatcctgtatatgcatttctggattcgcccatacgtactacattccctacccatctcagacgtctggatttaatgttcctaattatgtcaagtgaagaatacaatgcttgcagttctacgttgtataactttctccattctcctgtaacttcatcccccttaccagagaatcagtcccattccgaggcttattgtatggtttcgtaataagctgtttttacggtgatgggttgttaggcttccgcccaacccccaagctggaggaccaccccttatcagctgcccgcgactgcttattcaatatattcgcagctaccctccatatctggaggccgcctCCTCTATTCGCAAAggcttattaataaataaatttaacattccGAATCATAACTCGAAGAGAACTCATCAAGCCTCAGAGCTGCTTCTGATGAGAAGACAGTAAATACAATACGTGATTATCACAGCGCAGGGCTACATAATAACCTGTACTGTTAATGAGGATATGACAATTATTTATTAGTTGAAGTGGATAATGATGAGATGGTTCTTATGAAAATGGTCGTTATAATATATGTTCTGCTGTGCGAAATACTTGACTAGAAAGCACAGGAAATCCACACATCGCAGTATATAAGCAGTTCATTACATCCCAGCAGACAGAAGCATCTCTGCGCCTCATCCGCTAGTATACAAGGCAAAATGAAGCTTCTCGTAAGTATAAAGCTCTGCATTTCACGTTTGTAGGTATATACCGATGTAAATATGACTAATGATTGTACTAAATTCAAGTCGTataactgaatatttttattgattaaaCAACAATGCTCAGGAATTATTTGTTTAATGGATTATATTGATACGTATGTGCGTttatacacaataataattattagaaagTCACTCTTTCAACTTTCCCAATAACGgaactgcctcattggacaaagcataactaacACAGAAAGTGAAAACAAAGCTGAAATTTTTGCATTGTACAATTTACTATGCATATTATAATTAGGGAAGGATTTCTTGGTGCTAAGAATGAGATAtttatgggcagggcatgtagcacgtatagacgaatccagaaatgcatatacagtgttagttgggaggccggagggaaaaagaactttggggaggccgagacgaagagtaggttattttac
Proteins encoded:
- the LOC138698925 gene encoding uncharacterized protein, producing the protein MLDRRKHIAVYKPPTASQQVEASLCLIQYTTHGAMKLLICTFLLVAASLVLAEDQKKDKRTEKRGLHDLGYGGGGFGHGALTLGGHGGGVSLGGHGGGLSLGGHGGGVSLGGPGGGLSLGGKGGGVSLGGHGGGVSLGGHGGGVSLGGHGGGVSLGGHGGGVSLGGHGGGLSLGGHGGGVSLGGHGRGLSLGGHGGGVSLGSHGGGVSLGGHGGGVSLGGHGGGLSLGGHGGGVSLGGSHGGELSLDSHSGGFSFGGSQGGAVSLGGGHSFGGGSVGDGESHVKAITITKEVKVPVPHPYPVHVEKKVPVPVKVPVPVHVEKPYPVPVPKPYPVYVEKKVPYPVEKTVPYPVKFPVKIPVPVPHTVHVPKPYPVKVPVPHPYPVKVPVIVEKKVPVFINGHDEGVGGGVGSHGFGGHGGIDFNSVMGLSGTSDDGEEFEAWRCSGDEEWGAAEAKAQEIHTSQYISSSLHPSRQKHLCASSASIQGKMKLLICVFLLTAASLVLAKDQKKDKKTEKRGLYDLGYGGGHFGHGGLTLGNHEGLSVGDHSFGGGSFGGGESSHHEAHVKAITITKEVKVPIPHPYPVHVENKVPVPFKVPVPVHVAKPYPVPVPKPYPVYVEKKVPYPVEKTVPYPVNVPVKVPFPVPHPVHIPKPYPVKIPVPHPYPVKVPVVVENKVPVFIKGHEEGFSGGLEGHSFGQELGHSFGHDFGGFDHSFHH